In one window of Candidatus Rubrimentiphilum sp. DNA:
- a CDS encoding acetyl-CoA C-acyltransferase: protein MRDVVVVDAVRTPIGRYGGVLANVRPDDLAAIVIEAIVKRTGVAPQQIEDVFLGAANQAGEDNRNVARMAALLAGLPVEVAGATMNRLCGSSLQAINSAAHAIAYGESDVVIAGGVESMTRAPFVQLKGEKPFDRAIEMFDTTIGWRMINPRMQELYPPISLGETAENVAERYKIGREEQDRFAYQSQMRTKAAVARGTFAQETIAVGDVGADEHPRPDTTLEALAKLKPAFKTGGTVTAGNSSGINDGAAALLLCEAETAKKLGFKPIARVVATAAAGVHPDVMGLGPIPATRKALAHAGLRIDQMDLVEINEAFAAQSIACLRDLEIDPERANVNGGAIALGHPLGASGARIATTLLHELRRREARYGLATMCIGVGQGISTIFERL from the coding sequence ATGCGTGACGTCGTAGTCGTCGACGCGGTCCGTACGCCGATCGGACGATACGGCGGCGTGCTGGCCAACGTACGCCCGGACGATCTCGCCGCGATCGTTATTGAAGCGATCGTCAAACGCACCGGCGTTGCGCCGCAGCAGATCGAAGACGTGTTTCTTGGTGCGGCCAATCAAGCCGGCGAAGACAACCGTAACGTCGCCCGTATGGCTGCACTTCTCGCGGGCCTTCCCGTTGAAGTTGCCGGCGCGACGATGAATCGTTTGTGCGGCAGCAGCCTGCAGGCCATAAACTCGGCCGCCCACGCAATTGCCTATGGCGAAAGCGACGTCGTTATCGCGGGCGGCGTCGAATCGATGACGCGCGCGCCCTTCGTGCAACTCAAAGGCGAGAAGCCGTTCGATCGTGCCATCGAAATGTTCGACACGACGATCGGTTGGCGCATGATAAACCCGCGCATGCAGGAGCTCTATCCGCCGATCTCGCTCGGCGAAACTGCCGAGAACGTCGCCGAGCGTTACAAGATTGGGCGCGAGGAGCAAGACCGCTTCGCGTACCAATCGCAGATGCGCACCAAAGCCGCGGTCGCGCGCGGCACCTTCGCGCAAGAAACGATCGCGGTCGGCGACGTAGGTGCGGATGAACATCCGCGGCCCGACACGACCCTGGAAGCGTTGGCGAAGCTCAAACCGGCTTTTAAAACCGGCGGCACGGTCACGGCCGGTAATTCGTCGGGCATCAACGACGGTGCCGCCGCGCTTTTGCTCTGCGAAGCGGAGACGGCCAAGAAGCTTGGATTCAAACCGATCGCGCGCGTCGTTGCCACGGCGGCGGCCGGCGTGCATCCGGATGTCATGGGCCTCGGGCCGATCCCGGCGACGCGCAAGGCGCTGGCGCACGCGGGCCTGCGCATCGATCAGATGGACCTGGTCGAGATTAACGAGGCGTTCGCAGCGCAATCGATTGCATGCTTGCGTGACCTGGAGATCGACCCGGAGAGGGCGAACGTGAACGGCGGCGCGATTGCGCTCGGCCATCCGTTAGGCGCAAGCGGCGCTCGCATCGCGACGACGCTCCTGCACGAACTGCGGCGGCGCGAGGCGCGGTATGGATTGGCGACGATGTGCATCGGCGTCGGCCAGGGCATCAGTACGATCTTCGAAAGGCTTTAA
- a CDS encoding ABC transporter ATP-binding protein, translated as MNNDVTVAVRDLRMTYPGPKPVHALKGVSLEIKRGEMLLVMGPSGSGKSTLLSIIGGLLTPTSGSVVTSGTDLTHLGRKELARFRLRHFGYVFQGFNLFNSMTGSENVELAFHVRGVRGRDARKAARDLLSELGLHEQADRPARDLSGGEKQRVAIARALAGNPCAILADEPTSQLDAENGAIVTNILTELARSRGTTVVITSHDYRIRRAAERVVLLDDGKI; from the coding sequence GTGAACAACGACGTAACGGTTGCCGTGCGCGATCTCCGGATGACCTATCCGGGCCCGAAACCCGTCCACGCGCTCAAAGGTGTTTCGCTCGAGATCAAACGTGGCGAGATGCTTTTGGTGATGGGACCCTCGGGCTCGGGCAAGAGCACGCTGCTCTCGATTATCGGCGGCTTGTTAACGCCAACGAGCGGCAGCGTCGTCACATCAGGAACCGACCTAACGCACCTTGGCCGCAAGGAACTCGCGCGCTTTCGCTTGCGGCATTTCGGCTACGTGTTTCAAGGCTTCAATCTTTTCAATTCGATGACGGGCTCGGAAAACGTCGAGCTGGCTTTTCACGTGCGCGGCGTGCGGGGCCGAGATGCGCGCAAGGCGGCTCGCGATCTGCTGTCCGAACTCGGGCTGCACGAGCAGGCGGACCGGCCGGCGCGAGACCTATCGGGCGGCGAAAAACAGCGGGTGGCCATCGCGCGTGCGCTGGCAGGAAATCCGTGCGCGATTCTGGCCGACGAACCGACGTCGCAGCTCGACGCCGAGAACGGAGCCATCGTCACGAACATCCTTACGGAGTTGGCGCGCAGCCGCGGAACGACGGTGGTGATAACCTCGCACGATTACCGGATCCGCCGCGCCGCCGAGCGGGTTGTTTTGCTGGATGATGGGAAAATCTAG
- a CDS encoding enoyl-CoA hydratase/isomerase family protein: protein MATTVNGPAAAQTPFGREARGFDGKRVINYSKDGHVAIIEMDDPPANTYTHEMMRQLDEAILDARFDTDVEVIVLIGKGEKFFSAGANIAMLNNVTPEFKYNFCLHANETLSRLEQTPKLVIAALNGHTVGGGLEIAMAADIRIARQDAGKIGLPEVALGVLPGTGGTQRLARLVGKSRAIELMAMGRTFSFEQALDWGIVNDVYEGDAASFRDQALTYAKQFTSPNKAPMAVGHIKRSVQTGMELPLQDALALERELQSLLFKSEDAKEGLASYNEKRTARFKNK, encoded by the coding sequence ATGGCTACTACCGTGAATGGCCCCGCTGCCGCGCAAACGCCGTTCGGGCGCGAGGCGCGCGGCTTCGACGGCAAACGCGTCATCAATTACAGCAAGGACGGACATGTCGCGATCATCGAGATGGACGATCCGCCCGCCAACACGTACACGCACGAGATGATGCGTCAACTCGACGAAGCGATCTTGGATGCGCGGTTCGATACTGATGTGGAAGTCATCGTTCTGATCGGCAAGGGTGAAAAATTCTTTTCGGCCGGGGCGAACATCGCCATGCTCAACAACGTCACACCCGAGTTCAAGTACAATTTTTGCCTGCACGCCAACGAGACGCTTTCGCGCTTGGAACAGACGCCGAAGCTCGTCATCGCGGCGTTGAACGGGCACACCGTCGGGGGCGGTCTGGAGATCGCGATGGCGGCCGACATACGCATCGCGCGTCAGGACGCCGGCAAGATCGGCTTGCCCGAGGTTGCGCTCGGCGTGTTGCCGGGCACCGGCGGAACGCAGCGGTTGGCGCGGCTGGTCGGAAAGTCTCGCGCGATCGAATTGATGGCGATGGGACGCACTTTCAGCTTCGAGCAAGCGTTGGATTGGGGAATCGTTAACGACGTGTACGAAGGCGACGCGGCGAGCTTCCGCGATCAGGCGCTGACATACGCCAAGCAGTTTACGTCGCCGAACAAAGCGCCGATGGCGGTCGGTCACATCAAGCGCAGCGTTCAGACGGGCATGGAACTGCCGCTTCAGGACGCACTAGCGCTAGAACGCGAGCTCCAGTCGCTGCTCTTCAAGAGCGAAGACGCGAAAGAAGGGCTCGCTTCCTACAACGAAAAGCGCACGGCACGGTTCAAGAACAAATAA
- a CDS encoding FtsX-like permease family protein produces the protein MPRFFVALGGIVFAVTLLTVQVALFTGFVNSTALPISESPADIWVTAPEMLYFEGTLPLQYGDVAKVRAVPGVAQVEALSLGVARWRGPHDLLALGRIVGFDPNGTLFNPGNVDRATVRQLRRPYAVAIDATQLRLLGLQHSGESGTIGTLPAHLAYVTHGTQPIVSATFFYTSLETANVYTPTALSFFSPSGAAPPPLEESDPIMYVLVKAKNPAAVAQLAGAIERRIPHVRALTREQMIRTTRDYWVKRTGIGFILTLIALMGAIVGIAVVGQILYTSINEHFQEYGTLKAIGVSDGYLYGVIALQAAIMAGIGYVLSLALTFGLRSIAADRGVDILITPAGAIEVLILALVICTGAGVVAMQRVTRADPALVFRA, from the coding sequence ATGCCGCGGTTCTTCGTGGCGTTGGGCGGGATCGTTTTTGCCGTGACCCTGCTCACGGTGCAGGTCGCGCTGTTCACCGGATTCGTCAACTCAACGGCGCTGCCGATTTCAGAATCTCCGGCCGACATTTGGGTGACGGCGCCAGAAATGTTGTACTTCGAGGGCACGCTGCCGCTTCAGTACGGGGACGTCGCCAAGGTCCGCGCCGTTCCGGGCGTCGCGCAAGTGGAAGCACTTTCGCTTGGAGTTGCGCGTTGGCGGGGTCCGCACGACTTGCTTGCGCTGGGACGCATCGTCGGCTTCGATCCGAACGGAACGCTATTCAACCCGGGTAACGTCGATCGCGCAACCGTTCGGCAGTTGCGCCGGCCCTACGCGGTCGCGATTGATGCAACGCAGCTGCGCCTCCTCGGTTTGCAGCATTCCGGAGAGAGCGGCACAATTGGGACGCTTCCCGCGCATCTTGCCTACGTTACTCATGGCACGCAGCCGATTGTCTCGGCGACGTTTTTTTATACGTCGCTTGAAACGGCAAACGTGTATACGCCGACAGCACTCTCGTTTTTCTCGCCGTCCGGCGCCGCGCCGCCGCCGCTCGAAGAGAGCGACCCGATCATGTACGTCCTTGTGAAGGCCAAGAATCCGGCCGCCGTCGCGCAGCTGGCAGGGGCGATCGAGCGGCGCATTCCACATGTTCGCGCATTGACGCGCGAACAAATGATTCGAACCACGCGCGATTATTGGGTGAAACGAACCGGGATCGGGTTTATCCTCACGCTGATTGCACTGATGGGCGCGATCGTGGGCATCGCCGTCGTCGGCCAGATCCTGTACACGTCGATAAACGAGCATTTTCAAGAGTACGGCACGCTCAAAGCGATTGGCGTAAGCGACGGCTATCTCTACGGAGTAATCGCACTGCAAGCGGCGATCATGGCGGGCATCGGGTACGTGCTGAGTTTGGCGCTAACGTTCGGGCTACGCTCGATAGCGGCGGACCGCGGCGTGGACATTCTGATTACGCCGGCCGGCGCGATCGAGGTGCTCATCCTGGCTCTCGTAATCTGCACGGGCGCAGGCGTCGTCGCCATGCAGCGGGTCACGCGAGCCGATCCCGCGCTGGTCTTCCGGGCATAG
- a CDS encoding cation:proton antiporter, whose translation MNMWTVAAIWMALAAVSAVIAIRIKMPAALAEIIIGMLAGNLIALRTNAWIDFVAGFGAILFTFLAGAEIDPAVLRKQLVPSTVLGAASFLAPFLAAMGFALFLAHWPANAAKIAGLAMSTTSVAVVYAVMVESGLASREFGQLILAACFFTDLGTVAALGLLFANYNVWLALLGVGIVVAMVAVPKVLPIVVERTRRYVSEPGLRILFAIIFVLAALATYAKSEGVLPAYFLGIACAGFMFTYPDIKRRLQTMTMTLLAPFYFIKAGTYISFAAAAGSVWLIVALFFVKVVAKIAAILPIARYAFKYSKNDASYLTLMMATGLTFGTISSLYGLTHHYITQAQYTTLVTVVILTAIIPTLVAQALFKPAEEPEEMEAEVP comes from the coding sequence ATGAATATGTGGACGGTTGCGGCGATTTGGATGGCGCTGGCGGCAGTAAGCGCCGTGATCGCGATTCGCATCAAAATGCCCGCCGCTTTGGCGGAGATCATCATCGGCATGCTGGCCGGCAACCTAATCGCGTTGCGCACAAATGCATGGATCGATTTCGTGGCCGGTTTCGGCGCCATTCTTTTCACGTTTTTAGCTGGCGCGGAGATCGACCCCGCCGTTCTTCGCAAACAACTCGTCCCCTCAACCGTGCTCGGCGCTGCTTCGTTCCTTGCGCCGTTTTTGGCGGCGATGGGATTCGCATTATTCCTGGCGCACTGGCCGGCAAACGCTGCCAAAATCGCCGGGCTCGCAATGTCGACGACGTCGGTCGCGGTCGTGTATGCGGTTATGGTCGAATCGGGCCTGGCCAGCCGGGAATTCGGACAATTGATTCTGGCGGCATGCTTCTTCACCGACTTGGGAACCGTAGCCGCGCTCGGCTTGTTGTTTGCGAACTACAATGTGTGGCTGGCTCTTCTTGGCGTGGGAATCGTGGTTGCAATGGTGGCCGTCCCGAAGGTATTGCCCATCGTTGTGGAGCGGACGCGTCGTTATGTCAGCGAGCCGGGCCTGCGCATACTGTTTGCGATCATTTTCGTTCTCGCTGCTTTGGCGACGTACGCGAAGAGCGAGGGCGTTCTTCCAGCCTACTTCCTTGGAATCGCGTGCGCCGGCTTTATGTTCACGTATCCCGACATCAAGCGCCGGCTGCAAACGATGACGATGACGCTGCTCGCACCGTTCTACTTCATCAAAGCCGGAACGTATATTTCATTTGCTGCAGCCGCGGGCAGCGTTTGGCTCATCGTCGCGCTGTTTTTCGTGAAAGTGGTCGCCAAGATCGCGGCCATCCTGCCAATCGCCCGTTACGCCTTCAAATACTCGAAAAACGACGCGAGCTATCTCACGCTGATGATGGCTACGGGCTTGACGTTCGGGACGATCTCGAGCCTGTACGGATTGACCCACCATTACATCACTCAAGCCCAATACACGACGCTGGTGACGGTCGTCATTCTGACCGCCATCATCCCCACGCTGGTGGCGCAGGCGCTCTTCAAACCGGCCGAGGAGCCTGAAGAGATGGAAGCCGAGGTGCCGTGA
- the cysK gene encoding cysteine synthase A: MSRIYENLADSFGNTPLVKLPRLAKGLPGMVAVKMESFNPAGSVKDRIGISMIEAAEREGRLRPDSVIIEPTSGNTGIALAFVAAAKGYPLILVMPDTMTVERRNLLKAYGAQVVLTPGADGMKGAIAKANEIRASDPPKYFMPQQFENPANPEIHRRTTAEEIWRDTDGTVDVFVAAVGTGGTITGVGEVLRERKPGVRVIAVEPDASPVLSGGTPGPHKIQGTGAGFVPKVLNTKIYEEVIRVTDADAIATTRRAAREEGMLVGISSGANIWAALQVAARPESKGKLIVTVAADTGERYLSNPVFAEQETPVVEAAIV, encoded by the coding sequence ATGAGCCGCATATATGAAAATCTCGCCGATTCGTTCGGCAACACCCCGCTCGTAAAACTGCCCCGGCTGGCCAAGGGCCTGCCCGGAATGGTAGCCGTGAAGATGGAGTCGTTCAATCCGGCCGGCTCGGTGAAAGACCGCATCGGCATCTCGATGATCGAAGCCGCCGAGCGTGAGGGCCGTCTGCGTCCCGATTCCGTCATCATCGAACCGACCAGCGGCAATACCGGAATCGCGCTCGCGTTCGTCGCCGCCGCCAAGGGCTATCCGTTGATTCTGGTGATGCCCGACACCATGACGGTCGAACGCCGCAACCTCCTTAAAGCTTACGGCGCGCAAGTGGTGCTGACGCCGGGCGCGGACGGCATGAAGGGCGCCATTGCCAAGGCCAACGAGATTCGCGCGAGCGACCCGCCCAAGTATTTCATGCCGCAGCAGTTCGAGAATCCCGCGAACCCGGAGATTCACCGCCGCACGACCGCCGAGGAGATCTGGCGCGATACGGACGGAACGGTCGACGTCTTCGTCGCCGCGGTTGGAACCGGCGGTACCATTACCGGCGTTGGCGAGGTTCTGCGCGAGCGTAAACCCGGCGTGCGCGTGATCGCGGTCGAGCCCGATGCGTCACCGGTTCTTTCGGGCGGCACTCCGGGACCGCACAAAATTCAAGGCACCGGAGCCGGTTTCGTTCCGAAGGTTCTGAACACGAAGATCTATGAGGAAGTAATCCGCGTCACCGACGCCGACGCGATCGCAACGACGCGCCGGGCCGCGCGAGAAGAAGGCATGCTCGTTGGCATCTCGTCGGGGGCGAACATTTGGGCGGCGTTGCAAGTCGCGGCGCGGCCGGAGTCGAAAGGCAAGCTCATCGTGACTGTCGCCGCCGACACCGGAGAGCGCTACCTCTCGAATCCGGTTTTCGCCGAACAAGAAACGCCGGTTGTCGAAGCCGCAATCGTCTAG
- a CDS encoding ATP-dependent DNA ligase, whose product MDLALFSETLTPASLFLIFEEIAAASGKSAGRKREILCERILRACTGATEATYVIKIMTGDLRIGLREGLVADAVAAAFACDAHEVRRAVMAAGDIGAVAIAARAGRLSEVRIGYGSPIGFMLATPVMYGSEYKDLRGEQWLVEDKFDGIRAQAHKTGDNVRIFSRTLNDVTQSYPEVADALRATSGDFMLDGEIVAQRGESVLPFRYLQARLQRKIVDPQLLKDVPVKFFVFDILASGEQFLIDEPLIERRARLAETAVGGPHLAVADFAPLPEGVTPEEIHERFEAARARGHEGIMLKRSDAPYHPGRRGKWWLKLKRELSTLDVVVVAVEWGHGKRAKVLSDYTFAVRGHDNELLTIGKAYSGLTDVEIAELTQWFLAHPSIPQGPSIPQDDNRPHDDNDKRFPHAIAVEPKIVLEVAFDIIQPSDLHESGFSLRFPRIVRIRDDKPAEEIDTIERVREIYSDMLAREGLQP is encoded by the coding sequence ATGGACCTGGCGCTTTTCTCGGAAACGCTGACGCCGGCGTCGCTCTTCCTGATTTTTGAAGAGATCGCGGCGGCCTCCGGCAAGTCGGCGGGCCGAAAACGCGAGATTCTTTGCGAACGCATTTTGCGAGCGTGCACCGGCGCGACCGAAGCGACGTACGTCATTAAAATCATGACGGGTGACCTGCGGATCGGTTTGCGTGAAGGACTTGTGGCGGACGCGGTTGCCGCGGCGTTCGCGTGCGACGCGCACGAGGTGCGTCGCGCCGTCATGGCTGCCGGCGACATTGGAGCCGTCGCGATAGCGGCGCGCGCAGGGCGGCTAAGCGAGGTCCGAATCGGGTACGGCTCGCCCATCGGGTTCATGCTTGCTACGCCCGTGATGTATGGATCAGAGTATAAAGACTTACGCGGCGAGCAGTGGCTGGTTGAAGATAAATTCGACGGCATCCGCGCGCAAGCGCACAAAACCGGCGACAACGTGCGGATATTCTCTCGCACGCTCAATGACGTAACACAATCCTATCCCGAGGTGGCGGATGCGCTGCGCGCGACTTCCGGAGACTTCATGCTCGACGGCGAGATCGTCGCGCAGCGCGGCGAGAGCGTGCTGCCGTTTCGCTACCTGCAAGCACGCTTGCAGCGCAAGATAGTCGACCCGCAATTGCTGAAAGACGTTCCCGTCAAGTTCTTTGTGTTCGACATTCTTGCTTCGGGCGAGCAGTTTCTGATCGACGAGCCGCTCATTGAACGGCGCGCACGGTTGGCGGAAACGGCGGTAGGCGGCCCGCATCTGGCCGTTGCGGACTTCGCACCGTTGCCGGAAGGCGTGACTCCCGAGGAGATACACGAACGGTTCGAAGCTGCGCGAGCGCGCGGGCACGAAGGCATCATGCTCAAACGCAGCGATGCGCCGTACCATCCGGGGCGGCGCGGCAAATGGTGGCTCAAACTCAAACGCGAGCTGTCAACGCTCGACGTCGTCGTAGTGGCGGTCGAATGGGGGCACGGGAAGCGCGCCAAGGTGCTTTCGGATTACACGTTCGCAGTGCGCGGACACGATAACGAGCTGCTGACGATCGGAAAAGCGTATTCGGGTCTAACCGACGTTGAGATCGCGGAACTCACGCAATGGTTTTTAGCGCACCCTTCGATACCTCAGGGTCCTTCGATACCTCAGGATGACAACAGACCTCACGATGACAACGACAAGCGGTTCCCGCATGCAATAGCGGTTGAGCCGAAGATCGTGCTCGAGGTGGCGTTCGACATCATTCAACCCAGCGATCTGCACGAAAGCGGATTCTCGCTGCGATTCCCGCGCATCGTGCGTATCCGGGACGACAAGCCGGCCGAAGAAATCGACACGATCGAGCGCGTTCGAGAAATCTACAGCGACATGCTCGCGCGCGAGGGCTTGCAGCCTTAG
- a CDS encoding Phenylacetic acid catabolic protein, producing MARIATFDDWLDLLKDWQQDIGLNQELIDRYMPGYQFEAKYGELPTNEIYFGDFKGERRWDKVMEVPDQRMRDALLNMIVYQGDTEFASNEQQRFLVNNAPSEYDLASLVRIMVEETRHGYQMCHVLIKYFGNDGKIEAQKLLERRAYGKKNRLLHAFNDDVTHWLDFFAYTNFMDRDGKFQLTMLSHSAFAPLAQSMGPMLREESYHMGTGISGLRRIAQAGVIPVDLQQKYYNKWISGSLDLFGTDHSGSAQWAYTWGIKGRVDEDKAGDSADREHLNERARGQFYDEISKTVERVNAVNAADAKLYVPDIRFNRKIGQYAGQFWSVDGRQLTQAEWDAYLPTMLPTVEDEAKVQEYTKDASWIAPKGKE from the coding sequence ATGGCACGCATCGCGACCTTTGACGATTGGCTGGACCTGCTCAAGGACTGGCAACAGGACATCGGCTTAAATCAGGAGCTGATCGACCGTTACATGCCGGGCTACCAGTTCGAAGCCAAATACGGCGAGTTGCCGACGAATGAGATTTACTTCGGGGATTTCAAGGGCGAGCGCCGTTGGGACAAAGTCATGGAGGTGCCCGACCAGCGCATGCGCGACGCGCTCTTGAACATGATCGTCTATCAGGGCGACACAGAGTTCGCTTCAAACGAACAGCAGCGCTTTCTCGTGAACAATGCCCCGTCGGAATACGATTTGGCATCGCTCGTGCGCATCATGGTCGAAGAGACGCGCCACGGCTACCAAATGTGTCACGTGCTCATCAAGTATTTCGGCAACGACGGAAAGATCGAAGCACAAAAACTGCTCGAGCGGCGCGCCTACGGCAAGAAAAACCGGCTGCTGCATGCGTTCAACGACGACGTCACGCACTGGCTCGACTTTTTCGCCTACACCAACTTCATGGACCGCGACGGCAAGTTCCAACTGACGATGCTCTCGCATTCGGCTTTCGCTCCGCTCGCACAGTCGATGGGCCCAATGCTACGCGAGGAGTCGTATCACATGGGCACCGGCATCTCCGGCCTGCGGCGCATCGCACAGGCCGGCGTGATTCCGGTCGACCTGCAGCAGAAGTACTACAACAAGTGGATCTCAGGATCGCTGGATCTCTTCGGAACGGATCACTCAGGCTCGGCGCAGTGGGCGTACACGTGGGGCATTAAAGGCCGCGTGGACGAAGACAAGGCCGGCGACTCCGCCGATCGCGAGCACCTGAACGAGCGCGCGCGCGGACAGTTCTACGATGAAATCAGCAAGACGGTCGAGCGCGTCAATGCCGTTAACGCAGCCGATGCGAAGCTCTACGTGCCGGACATCCGCTTCAACCGGAAAATCGGTCAGTATGCGGGCCAGTTTTGGAGCGTGGACGGACGGCAGCTGACCCAGGCCGAATGGGATGCGTACCTGCCCACCATGCTGCCGACCGTGGAAGACGAAGCAAAGGTTCAAGAATACACCAAAGACGCGAGTTGGATCGCACCTAAAGGAAAAGAATAA
- a CDS encoding aldehyde dehydrogenase family protein, which produces MAVTATATKTQLFIGNQWLDASDGATCDDTNPATGAVIAQVANASAADVDRAVTAARDAFERGKWSTMAASRRAKIIYKMAQLIAERAGDIALLEVRDNGKSLGTAKGELGAIVDCFEFYAGAATKNYGNSLPGPMPNYLAQTVREPVGVVGAIVPWNFPLLLTSWKVAPALAAGCTIVLKPAGQTPLTALELAKIALEAGLPEGVLNVITGEGRGLGQAMVEHPGIDKIAFTGSTATGKRVAATAAQTVKRVTLELGGKSPSLVFDDADVRQAVNGALYGVFYNAGQCCEARSRILVQESIADEFIEMFTTKARKLRVGNPEDPQTQIGAITTQEQLDKIKSYCEIGASEGAKLLLGGGPVNAGPGFENGKFWSVSAYETQPSHRVSREEVFGPVASFTRFKDEAQAIELANDSEYGLSASIWSQNIGRASRAAKALRTGTVAINTPYAVFPGVPFGGYKQSGYGRELGMETMALYSEIKSIITYIGEKPIDPFGV; this is translated from the coding sequence ATGGCGGTAACTGCAACGGCGACCAAGACTCAGCTCTTCATCGGAAACCAATGGCTCGACGCGTCGGACGGCGCGACGTGCGACGACACGAATCCGGCCACGGGTGCGGTGATCGCTCAAGTCGCCAACGCCTCCGCCGCCGACGTCGATCGCGCGGTCACCGCCGCACGCGATGCGTTCGAGCGGGGAAAATGGTCGACGATGGCGGCGTCGCGCCGCGCCAAGATCATCTATAAGATGGCGCAGCTGATCGCGGAGCGCGCGGGCGACATCGCCCTGCTCGAGGTGCGCGACAACGGCAAGTCGCTTGGAACCGCCAAGGGCGAACTCGGCGCGATTGTGGATTGCTTCGAATTCTATGCCGGCGCGGCGACCAAGAATTATGGGAACAGTTTGCCCGGCCCGATGCCGAATTATCTCGCGCAGACCGTGCGCGAGCCGGTCGGTGTCGTCGGAGCGATCGTGCCGTGGAATTTTCCGTTGCTGCTAACGTCGTGGAAAGTTGCGCCCGCGTTAGCTGCCGGCTGCACGATTGTCCTCAAGCCGGCGGGACAGACGCCGCTCACTGCACTCGAACTGGCAAAGATTGCGCTCGAGGCCGGTCTGCCGGAAGGCGTGCTCAACGTCATCACGGGCGAGGGCCGCGGTCTCGGACAGGCGATGGTGGAGCATCCGGGTATCGACAAGATCGCGTTCACCGGAAGCACGGCAACAGGTAAACGGGTTGCGGCAACGGCGGCGCAGACCGTAAAGCGCGTAACGCTGGAGCTCGGTGGGAAATCTCCCTCGCTGGTTTTCGACGACGCCGATGTACGGCAAGCCGTCAACGGCGCACTCTATGGCGTATTTTACAACGCCGGCCAATGTTGCGAGGCGCGCTCGCGCATACTCGTGCAAGAGAGCATCGCGGACGAATTCATCGAGATGTTTACCACGAAGGCGCGCAAACTGCGCGTCGGCAATCCGGAGGATCCGCAGACGCAGATCGGCGCGATCACAACCCAAGAACAACTCGATAAGATCAAATCGTATTGTGAGATCGGCGCGAGCGAGGGTGCAAAGCTGCTGCTGGGCGGCGGGCCGGTCAACGCCGGGCCCGGGTTCGAGAATGGGAAGTTCTGGAGCGTCAGCGCCTACGAGACGCAGCCCTCGCACCGGGTCTCGCGCGAGGAAGTCTTCGGCCCGGTCGCCAGCTTCACGCGTTTTAAAGATGAAGCGCAGGCGATCGAGCTGGCCAACGACAGCGAATACGGTCTTTCCGCGAGCATCTGGTCGCAGAACATCGGGCGCGCAAGCCGCGCCGCCAAGGCGCTGCGAACGGGGACGGTGGCCATCAACACGCCGTACGCGGTGTTTCCGGGCGTGCCGTTCGGCGGCTACAAGCAATCCGGCTACGGGCGCGAATTAGGGATGGAGACGATGGCACTCTATTCGGAAATCAAGAGTATCATTACGTACATCGGTGAGAAGCCGATCGATCCGTTCGGAGTATAG